From one Brevundimonas sp. PAMC22021 genomic stretch:
- the purT gene encoding formate-dependent phosphoribosylglycinamide formyltransferase has product MKLGTPLSDTAVRVMLLGAGELGKEVAIELQRLGVEVVAVDRYPNAPAMQVAHRSHVIPMTDPQVLNGVIMAEAPHIIVPEIEAIATDILAGIEAAGMATVIPTARAVQLTMNREGIRRLAAEDLDLPTSPYAFAGSADELAEGAARVGYPCFVKPVMSSSGKGQSYVESADEIADAWTYAQGAGRVAGGRVIVEGRIDFDYEITLLTVRSRGADGQTRTDFCAPIGHRQVKGDYVESWQPQPMSPAALASAQSIAGRVTEALGGWGVFGVELFVRGDQVWFSEVSPRPHDTGLVTLASQTFSEFALHARAILGLPVDVSQREPAASAVIYGGMEAAGVAFEGVAEALAVPTADLRLFGKPESFERRRMGVAVARGADVDQARERAREAAGRIRVVQG; this is encoded by the coding sequence ATGAAACTCGGCACGCCCCTCTCCGACACCGCCGTCCGCGTCATGCTGCTGGGCGCGGGCGAGCTGGGCAAGGAGGTCGCGATCGAGCTGCAGCGGCTGGGCGTCGAGGTGGTCGCCGTCGACCGCTACCCCAACGCGCCCGCCATGCAGGTCGCCCACCGCAGCCACGTCATTCCGATGACCGATCCTCAGGTCCTAAACGGCGTGATCATGGCCGAGGCGCCGCACATCATCGTGCCCGAGATCGAGGCCATCGCCACCGACATTCTCGCAGGCATCGAGGCCGCCGGCATGGCCACGGTCATCCCCACCGCCCGCGCCGTGCAGCTGACCATGAACCGCGAAGGCATCCGCCGCCTGGCCGCCGAGGACCTGGACCTGCCGACCAGCCCCTACGCCTTCGCCGGTTCGGCCGACGAACTGGCCGAGGGCGCCGCGCGCGTCGGCTATCCCTGCTTCGTCAAGCCGGTGATGTCCTCCTCCGGCAAGGGCCAGTCGTATGTCGAAAGCGCTGACGAGATCGCCGACGCCTGGACCTATGCGCAAGGCGCCGGTCGCGTCGCCGGCGGGCGCGTCATCGTCGAGGGCCGGATCGACTTCGACTACGAGATCACCTTGCTGACCGTGCGCTCGCGCGGCGCGGACGGCCAGACCCGCACCGACTTCTGCGCCCCCATCGGCCACCGCCAGGTCAAGGGCGACTATGTCGAAAGCTGGCAGCCGCAGCCCATGAGCCCCGCCGCCCTCGCCTCGGCCCAGTCCATCGCCGGGCGCGTCACCGAGGCGCTGGGGGGATGGGGCGTGTTCGGCGTCGAACTGTTCGTGCGCGGCGACCAGGTCTGGTTCTCCGAGGTCTCGCCCCGCCCGCACGACACCGGCCTGGTCACCCTGGCCAGCCAGACCTTCAGCGAGTTCGCCCTGCACGCCCGCGCCATCCTGGGCCTGCCGGTCGACGTCTCCCAGCGCGAACCCGCCGCCAGCGCGGTGATCTACGGCGGGATGGAGGCGGCCGGGGTCGCCTTCGAAGGCGTGGCCGAGGCCTTGGCCGTGCCCACCGCCGACCTGCGCCTGTTCGGCAAGCCGGAAAGCTTCGAGCGCCGCCGCATGGGCGTCGCCGTCGCGCGCGGCGCCGACGTGGATCAGGCCCGCGAACGCGCGCGAGAGGCGGCCGGACGGATCAGGGTCGTCCAGGGCTGA
- a CDS encoding 3-deoxy-manno-octulosonate cytidylyltransferase, with amino-acid sequence MNPLILIPARMAATRLPNKPLADIGGRPMIVRAWAQAAASGLPVAVAAGDPEIVEAVEAAGGRAVLTDPGLPSGSDRIRAALEALDPEGRHDAVINVQGDMPFADPGFALACAELLEAEPSCDIATLVSAEADPSDRTNPDVVKAVLALGEDERQGRALYFTRSTLYGDGPIWRHVGVYGYRREALMRFCAAPPSPLETREKLEQLRAMELGLQIWARVIGEAPLSVDNPADLEAARALAAVQAG; translated from the coding sequence ATGAATCCCCTGATCCTGATCCCCGCCCGGATGGCCGCGACGCGACTGCCGAACAAGCCGCTGGCGGACATCGGCGGGCGGCCGATGATCGTGCGGGCGTGGGCGCAGGCCGCGGCCTCGGGCCTGCCCGTCGCGGTGGCCGCCGGCGATCCGGAGATCGTGGAGGCGGTGGAAGCGGCGGGCGGCCGCGCCGTCCTGACCGACCCGGGCCTGCCCAGCGGATCGGACCGCATCCGCGCGGCCCTGGAGGCGCTGGATCCGGAAGGCCGCCACGACGCGGTGATCAATGTGCAGGGCGACATGCCCTTCGCCGATCCCGGCTTCGCCCTGGCCTGCGCCGAGCTGCTGGAGGCCGAGCCGTCCTGCGATATCGCCACCCTGGTTTCGGCCGAGGCCGATCCGTCGGACCGCACCAATCCGGACGTGGTCAAGGCCGTGCTGGCCCTGGGAGAGGACGAACGGCAGGGGCGGGCGCTCTATTTCACCCGCTCGACCCTTTACGGAGATGGGCCGATCTGGCGGCATGTCGGGGTCTATGGCTATCGGCGCGAGGCCCTGATGCGGTTCTGCGCGGCGCCGCCTTCGCCCCTGGAGACGCGCGAGAAGCTGGAGCAGCTGCGGGCCATGGAGCTGGGCCTGCAGATCTGGGCGCGGGTGATCGGCGAGGCGCCGCTGTCGGTGGACAATCCGGCGGACCTGGAGGCGGCTCGGGCGCTGGCGGCCGTTCAGGCAGGCTGA
- a CDS encoding cytochrome c family protein, whose product MSGDLKWNKIFGAGLGTAFVILVVQQVSGAIYHTEPPEKMGYFVDAPEEAAGGAEAELPPDWGTLLPVADVAAGEAAFARCQACHNIQQGGANGIGPNLFGVVGGPVMHAGGFAYSDAMAKHKAEAPTWGYDQLNSFITAPGRYVPGTKMSFAGIRDTQTRINLIAYLRSQGSGGFAVPAPDPARQPGATPAEAAAAGDTPVAPGAGEAAAPNGGQVGGAPDTSAAAQPESQTSNPAPMSSEANATGLGQNSPQR is encoded by the coding sequence ATGAGCGGCGATCTGAAGTGGAATAAGATTTTCGGCGCAGGCCTGGGGACGGCCTTCGTCATCCTGGTCGTCCAGCAGGTGTCGGGCGCGATTTATCACACCGAGCCCCCTGAAAAGATGGGCTATTTCGTCGATGCGCCGGAAGAGGCCGCCGGCGGAGCCGAGGCCGAGCTGCCGCCGGACTGGGGCACGCTGCTGCCCGTCGCCGACGTCGCGGCCGGCGAGGCGGCCTTTGCCCGTTGCCAGGCCTGCCACAACATCCAGCAGGGCGGCGCCAACGGCATCGGCCCCAACCTGTTCGGCGTGGTGGGCGGCCCGGTGATGCACGCCGGCGGCTTCGCCTATTCGGACGCCATGGCCAAGCACAAGGCCGAGGCGCCGACCTGGGGCTATGACCAGCTGAACAGCTTCATCACCGCGCCGGGCCGCTATGTGCCGGGCACCAAGATGTCCTTCGCCGGTATCCGCGACACCCAGACGCGCATCAATCTGATCGCCTATCTGCGCTCGCAAGGGTCGGGCGGCTTCGCCGTTCCTGCGCCCGATCCGGCCCGCCAGCCGGGCGCCACTCCGGCCGAAGCCGCGGCCGCCGGCGACACGCCCGTCGCTCCCGGCGCCGGCGAAGCGGCCGCGCCGAACGGCGGTCAGGTCGGCGGCGCACCGGACACGAGCGCCGCGGCCCAGCCGGAAAGCCAGACCTCCAACCCCGCGCCCATGAGCTCGGAAGCCAACGCCACGGGCCTGGGCCAGAACAGCCCGCAACGCTGA
- a CDS encoding C40 family peptidase: MPAQSFLGREFLTDRFDLLPPGALLARSDLAEQALEGLVRADRYAATTPLTCGAQAVDIRDRPDGQVVDQLVFGELFDVLERHGPLAWGRSRRSGVVGWVQVGPLAAPAEAPTHRVAGASADVFSGPSGGAVVANLPMNALVPEAGRRDGLSEIAGLGWVAAADLCDFATFERDLAASAERFVGAPFRPGGRTAQGLDCSGLVQQALYAAGLPGPRFAVDQAELGAAVQMGEARRGDLVVWRSDVVSPWGGHAAILLDAQTVIHASSAAGVVRTEALAEVDVRYRADGFEAPVVRRLP, translated from the coding sequence ATGCCGGCTCAATCCTTTCTGGGCCGCGAGTTCTTGACCGACCGCTTCGACCTCCTGCCGCCGGGCGCCTTGCTGGCCCGCTCCGATCTCGCCGAACAGGCGCTGGAGGGGCTGGTGCGTGCGGACCGCTATGCGGCGACGACGCCGCTGACGTGCGGCGCCCAGGCGGTCGACATCCGCGACAGGCCCGACGGGCAGGTCGTGGACCAGCTGGTGTTCGGCGAGCTGTTCGACGTGCTGGAGCGGCATGGACCGCTGGCCTGGGGCCGATCGCGGCGGTCGGGCGTGGTGGGGTGGGTGCAGGTCGGACCTCTGGCGGCGCCGGCCGAGGCGCCGACGCACCGGGTCGCGGGCGCCAGCGCCGACGTCTTTTCAGGTCCGTCCGGCGGCGCGGTGGTCGCGAACTTGCCGATGAACGCCTTGGTGCCCGAGGCGGGGCGCCGCGACGGCTTGAGCGAGATCGCTGGTCTGGGCTGGGTCGCCGCCGCCGATCTTTGCGATTTCGCCACGTTCGAGCGTGACCTGGCCGCAAGCGCCGAGCGTTTCGTCGGCGCGCCGTTCCGGCCGGGCGGTCGCACGGCGCAGGGCCTCGACTGCAGCGGGCTGGTGCAGCAGGCGTTGTATGCGGCCGGTCTTCCGGGGCCGCGCTTTGCTGTCGATCAGGCCGAGCTGGGCGCCGCGGTGCAGATGGGCGAGGCCCGGCGCGGCGATCTGGTGGTGTGGCGCTCGGACGTCGTTTCGCCTTGGGGCGGGCACGCCGCCATTCTGCTGGACGCGCAGACGGTGATTCACGCCAGCAGCGCGGCCGGCGTCGTGCGGACGGAGGCGCTGGCTGAGGTCGACGTCCGCTATCGCGCCGACGGCTTCGAGGCGCCGGTCGTTCGTCGACTGCCCTGA
- a CDS encoding M17 family metallopeptidase encodes MSAVHAEVLISAAEAGEGVRVVRIVRSGEALPDGVAAWAAAQDFTGKAGQLLLTPGADGGLGQALFGAGERFDPMSVRALAARLPSGVWRLEGVEGEDAAQAALAFALGSYLFDRYKARPERGRARLVAPNGVDVEAVLRIASACALAREMVDTPAADMGPLQIETVAREIAEEAGAEIAVTEGEALLDANYPAVHAVGRAAAPHRQPRLIEIGWKLDRLELPLVALVGKGVVFDTGGLDIKPAAGMRNMKKDMGGAAHALALGRLVMQADLPVRLVVVVAAVENAISADAFRPGDILRTRKGLTVEVGNTDAEGRLILADALTRAGEHRPDLTLDFATLTGAARIALGPELPPLYTDDDGLAAGLLQAASAVRDPLWRMPLWPGYGAALEADIADLRNDPAGWAQAGSVTAALFLQRFAPETGAWAHMDIFAWNPRGRPGWPEGGEAQGIRACFRYLQDRFGEKSEGR; translated from the coding sequence ATGTCCGCTGTTCATGCCGAAGTCCTGATCTCCGCCGCAGAGGCGGGGGAAGGCGTTCGCGTTGTTCGGATCGTTCGGTCTGGCGAGGCGCTGCCGGATGGCGTCGCCGCCTGGGCCGCCGCCCAGGATTTCACCGGCAAGGCGGGACAGCTGCTGCTGACGCCGGGCGCGGACGGCGGTTTGGGGCAGGCCCTGTTCGGCGCCGGGGAGCGGTTCGATCCAATGTCCGTGCGTGCGCTGGCGGCGCGCCTGCCCTCTGGCGTCTGGCGCTTGGAAGGCGTCGAGGGCGAGGATGCGGCGCAGGCGGCGCTGGCCTTCGCGCTCGGCTCCTACCTGTTCGACCGCTACAAGGCGCGGCCCGAGCGGGGCCGGGCGCGTCTGGTCGCGCCGAACGGCGTGGACGTCGAGGCCGTGCTGCGGATCGCCTCGGCCTGCGCCCTGGCGCGCGAGATGGTGGACACGCCGGCCGCCGACATGGGGCCGCTGCAGATCGAGACCGTGGCGCGCGAGATCGCCGAGGAGGCGGGCGCCGAGATCGCGGTGACCGAGGGGGAGGCCCTGCTGGATGCGAACTATCCGGCGGTGCACGCCGTGGGTCGCGCCGCCGCCCCGCATCGCCAGCCGCGCCTCATCGAGATCGGCTGGAAGCTGGATCGGCTCGAACTGCCGCTGGTCGCGCTGGTGGGCAAGGGGGTGGTGTTCGACACGGGCGGGCTGGACATCAAGCCGGCCGCCGGCATGCGCAACATGAAAAAGGACATGGGCGGGGCGGCGCACGCCCTGGCGCTCGGCCGGCTGGTGATGCAGGCCGATCTGCCCGTGCGGCTGGTGGTCGTCGTAGCGGCGGTGGAGAACGCGATCTCGGCCGACGCCTTTCGGCCCGGCGACATCCTGCGGACGCGCAAGGGTCTGACGGTAGAGGTCGGCAATACGGATGCGGAGGGGCGGCTGATCCTGGCCGACGCCCTGACGCGAGCCGGCGAGCATAGGCCGGACCTGACGCTGGATTTCGCCACGCTGACGGGCGCAGCGCGGATCGCGCTGGGGCCGGAGTTGCCGCCGCTCTATACCGATGACGATGGGTTGGCGGCGGGGTTGCTCCAGGCGGCGTCGGCGGTGCGCGACCCGCTTTGGCGGATGCCGCTGTGGCCCGGCTACGGCGCGGCGCTGGAGGCGGACATTGCCGACCTGCGCAACGATCCGGCGGGCTGGGCGCAGGCGGGCTCGGTCACGGCCGCCCTGTTCCTGCAGCGGTTCGCGCCGGAGACCGGAGCCTGGGCGCACATGGACATCTTCGCCTGGAACCCGCGCGGCCGGCCGGGGTGGCCGGAAGGCGGGGAGGCGCAGGGGATCAGAGCCTGCTTCCGCTATCTGCAGGATCGTTTCGGCGAAAAAAGCGAAGGGCGTTAA
- a CDS encoding tetratricopeptide repeat protein has product MSRMPVAIATIAALLLGAAGPTLAADPAAPAKASAEIRATYDRMDALSRSVFWANEQQVDPNDPVAGVKLSQALRELGKYDQAAQAAEATLTVQPNNLEAMLALGRAHIARGQAFYGVAPLERARDAAPRDWRPLSLLGVAYQQVRRFDDARAAWNQALTLSPDNPDVLTNAAMAAMASGDAAGAEALLRRAAAQPSATIQVRQNLAIALGLQGKTGEAEAILRRDLPPEQAERNLAWLRNRANSTSAQAAGQTPDAARTWGSLGG; this is encoded by the coding sequence ATGTCGCGCATGCCCGTCGCCATCGCAACCATCGCGGCCCTGCTCCTCGGCGCCGCGGGTCCGACCCTCGCCGCCGATCCCGCCGCGCCCGCAAAGGCGTCCGCCGAGATCCGCGCGACCTATGACCGGATGGACGCCCTGTCGCGCTCGGTCTTCTGGGCCAACGAACAGCAGGTCGATCCCAACGATCCGGTGGCGGGCGTGAAGCTGTCGCAGGCGCTGCGTGAACTCGGCAAGTACGACCAGGCGGCGCAGGCGGCCGAGGCGACGCTGACGGTGCAGCCGAACAATCTGGAAGCCATGCTGGCGCTGGGCCGCGCCCACATCGCGCGGGGCCAGGCCTTCTACGGCGTCGCGCCGCTGGAGCGGGCGCGCGATGCGGCGCCGCGCGACTGGCGCCCGCTGTCGCTTCTGGGCGTGGCCTATCAGCAGGTGCGCCGCTTCGACGACGCCCGCGCCGCCTGGAACCAGGCGCTGACCCTGTCGCCCGACAATCCCGATGTCCTGACCAACGCCGCCATGGCGGCCATGGCCAGCGGCGACGCGGCGGGCGCCGAGGCCCTGCTGCGCCGAGCCGCCGCCCAGCCGAGCGCCACAATCCAGGTGCGCCAGAACCTCGCCATCGCTCTGGGGCTTCAGGGCAAGACGGGCGAGGCCGAAGCCATCCTGCGCCGGGACCTGCCGCCCGAACAGGCCGAACGCAATCTCGCCTGGCTCAGGAACCGCGCGAACTCGACCTCGGCGCAGGCGGCCGGCCAGACGCCCGACGCCGCCCGCACCTGGGGCTCGCTGGGCGGCTGA
- a CDS encoding iron-sulfur cluster assembly scaffold protein — translation MIDDLYSARILSLAANLPHSGRLPTPDGTGQRTAKLCGSRAIVDVTLDEDGRIADFAQDVRACALGQAAAGVVGEHAIGASRDEIAFARDALLAMLKSGGEGPDGRFEALRVLKPVADYPARHASTAVTIEATLEAVDAALLARTRLAGAA, via the coding sequence ATGATCGACGATCTCTACAGCGCCCGCATCCTGTCGCTGGCGGCCAATCTGCCGCACAGCGGGCGACTGCCGACGCCTGACGGCACGGGCCAGCGGACGGCCAAGCTGTGCGGCTCCAGGGCCATCGTCGATGTCACGCTGGACGAGGACGGCCGCATCGCCGACTTCGCCCAGGACGTGCGCGCCTGCGCGCTCGGCCAGGCCGCGGCCGGCGTGGTGGGCGAGCACGCCATCGGCGCGTCTCGCGACGAGATCGCCTTCGCCCGCGACGCCCTGCTGGCCATGCTGAAGTCGGGCGGCGAGGGCCCGGACGGCCGCTTCGAGGCCTTGCGCGTGCTCAAGCCCGTCGCCGACTATCCCGCCCGCCACGCCTCGACCGCCGTCACCATCGAGGCGACGCTTGAGGCGGTGGATGCTGCGCTTCTGGCCCGAACTCGTCTCGCCGGAGCAGCCTGA
- the yidD gene encoding membrane protein insertion efficiency factor YidD encodes MSLYERGVRAAHRGYKLTLSPWFGQSCRFLPTCSDYGRDALIQHGPLKGGWLTARRLCKCHPFGGSGYDPVPPAQHRAEKTKS; translated from the coding sequence ATGTCTCTCTATGAACGCGGCGTCCGCGCGGCCCACCGGGGCTACAAGCTGACGCTGTCCCCCTGGTTCGGCCAGTCGTGCCGCTTCCTGCCGACCTGTTCGGACTATGGACGCGACGCCCTGATCCAACACGGACCGCTCAAGGGGGGATGGCTCACCGCGCGCAGGCTCTGTAAATGCCACCCCTTCGGCGGCTCGGGCTACGATCCCGTTCCGCCTGCCCAGCATCGGGCTGAGAAGACGAAATCATGA